A genome region from Nicotiana tabacum cultivar K326 chromosome 13, ASM71507v2, whole genome shotgun sequence includes the following:
- the LOC107822272 gene encoding SKP1-like protein 1, whose protein sequence is MASSSTTGEKTILTLKSGDNKEFHLEESLVLQSDLIKTMVKEEHVSTIPLPSIKSKMLVKIIEYLKKHAELTATSNKEDFKNFQKEFVNVVLEELLDITVGVNYLKISGLLEFCCQPVADRIKDKSVEAVQKIFKIESDFTSEEVAEFKRETPWAFEGDLDDTTN, encoded by the coding sequence AtggcatcatcatcaacaacggGAGAAAAAACAATATTGACATTGAAGAGCGGTGATAACAAAGAATTTCACCTTGAGGAATCTTTGGTCTTACAGTCTGATCTTATCAAGACCATGGTGAAAGAGGAACATGTTTCCACCATCCCATTGCCTAGCATCAAAAGCAAGATGCTCGTTAAAATCATTGAATACCTCAAGAAACATGCAGAGCTCACTGCTACCTCGAACAAAGAAGACTTCAAGAATTTCCAGAAAGAGTTTGTGAATGTTGTTTTAGAGGAATTGCTTGACATAACTGTGGGAGTAAATTATCTGAAAATCAGTGGTTTGCTGGAATTCTGTTGCCAGCCTGTGGCTGACAGAATAAAGGACAAAAGCGTTGAAGCCGTTCAGAAGATTTTTAAAATTGAAAGTGATTTCACCTCAGAAGAAGTGGCAGAGTTTAAAAGGGAAACTCCTTGGGCCTTTGAAGGTGACCTTGATGATACCACCAACTAA